The Candidatus Cloacimonadota bacterium genome includes a window with the following:
- a CDS encoding glycine--tRNA ligase subunit alpha has protein sequence MEFQKIILSLQQYWADKGCNLIQPYDMEMGAGTFHPATFFGALGSQPCAIAYPQPCRRPKDGRYGENPNRFQHYYQFQVIIKPCPDEIQNLYLKSLQAIGIEIEKHDIRFVEDDWESPTLGAWGLGWEVWLDGMEISQFTYFQQVGSIDVFPISVELTYGLERLAMYIQDVPDYRRLAYSSTTKYADLFFNKEVEYSAYNFEYADTALLFELFSKYETECKLLISSKLVYPAYDMLLKSSHTFNLLDARGVISVTERAAYIGRIRNLAKSCANTYLDKYGKEKS, from the coding sequence ATGGAATTTCAAAAGATAATACTAAGCCTTCAACAATATTGGGCAGATAAGGGCTGCAATCTTATTCAACCCTACGATATGGAAATGGGGGCTGGCACCTTTCATCCGGCAACTTTCTTTGGTGCATTAGGTTCTCAACCTTGCGCAATTGCCTATCCTCAGCCGTGCCGCCGACCCAAAGATGGCAGATATGGAGAGAACCCCAACCGCTTTCAACACTACTATCAGTTTCAAGTAATTATCAAGCCTTGTCCCGACGAGATTCAAAACCTGTATCTTAAAAGCTTGCAAGCTATTGGAATCGAGATTGAAAAACACGATATTCGTTTTGTTGAAGACGATTGGGAATCTCCTACTTTAGGTGCGTGGGGCTTAGGCTGGGAAGTGTGGTTGGATGGCATGGAAATCTCTCAATTTACATATTTTCAACAGGTTGGTAGTATTGATGTTTTCCCCATCTCCGTAGAGCTTACTTACGGATTGGAGCGTCTTGCCATGTATATTCAGGATGTTCCAGATTATCGCCGCTTAGCTTATAGTAGCACAACAAAGTATGCCGATTTATTCTTTAATAAAGAGGTAGAGTACTCTGCCTACAACTTTGAGTATGCCGATACAGCGCTCCTATTTGAGTTATTTTCAAAGTATGAAACCGAGTGTAAACTGCTTATCTCAAGCAAGCTGGTTTATCCCGCTTACGATATGCTGCTAAAGAGTTCACACACCTTTAATCTTCTTGATGCCAGGGGAGTTATAAGCGTTACAGAGCGCGCTGCCTACATAGGAAGAATTCGAAACCTGGCAAAGAGTTGCGCTAACACCTACCTCGATAAATACGGTAAGGAGAAATCATGA
- a CDS encoding N-formylglutamate amidohydrolase, with translation MVQSKFNFGNIDFPVLALAIHNGHHLPQVLLRYTAISDDDRFREEDPYTGQLAEHFPNHIIVNTSRFAIDLNRKRDKCVYLKPEDAWGLNVRIGELPEALYNDLLNSYEDWYNTLVYQIERMLKFHPYIIVLDLHSYNHRRNGPDAQPDPQTDNPDIILGRSNMNKEFYPIVENLRSKLDGKPIWNMKLDVRCDVKFPGGQLPRFLHEKYPSQLLCLAIEFKKIFMNEWSGKLNPVSLYDIRNLFMDEAESWIENTIKDFPFKTVT, from the coding sequence ATGGTACAAAGTAAGTTCAATTTTGGCAATATCGATTTCCCAGTTTTAGCGCTAGCAATACACAACGGACATCATCTTCCGCAAGTTTTATTGCGCTATACGGCAATTTCTGATGACGACCGTTTCCGAGAGGAAGATCCTTATACTGGACAATTAGCTGAACATTTCCCCAATCATATAATTGTGAATACCAGCCGCTTTGCCATAGATCTCAATCGTAAAAGAGATAAATGTGTATATCTTAAACCGGAAGACGCATGGGGGCTGAACGTTAGAATTGGAGAACTGCCCGAAGCTCTATATAATGACCTTTTGAATAGCTACGAAGATTGGTATAACACCCTTGTTTACCAGATCGAACGCATGCTGAAATTTCATCCCTATATCATAGTTTTAGATCTCCACAGCTATAACCACCGTAGAAACGGTCCCGATGCTCAACCCGATCCACAAACCGACAACCCGGATATCATACTGGGTCGCAGCAATATGAACAAAGAATTTTACCCCATTGTGGAAAATCTGAGATCGAAATTAGATGGGAAACCCATTTGGAATATGAAGCTGGATGTCCGTTGTGACGTTAAGTTTCCTGGAGGACAATTACCTCGTTTTCTGCACGAGAAGTACCCTTCTCAATTACTCTGCCTTGCCATCGAATTCAAAAAAATCTTTATGAACGAATGGAGCGGAAAGCTTAACCCTGTATCACTTTACGATATCCGCAACCTTTTTATGGATGAAGCAGAAAGCTGGATAGAAAACACCATTAAAGATTTTCCCTTTAAAACTGTGACATAA
- a CDS encoding desulfoferrodoxin, producing MITLRQVWHCPICGNTVEAVYGGKGELVCCGEPMELLEENTVDAAKEKHVPVVTDLGNSIKVEIGSVPHPMEEKHYIAFVEVLTKKKVCRHEFKPGEAPVAEFPVKHSDVESVREYCNIHGMWKA from the coding sequence ATGATAACATTAAGACAAGTTTGGCATTGTCCAATTTGTGGAAATACAGTAGAAGCTGTATATGGTGGTAAAGGAGAATTGGTTTGCTGCGGTGAACCGATGGAACTTTTAGAAGAAAATACCGTAGATGCGGCAAAAGAAAAACACGTTCCTGTCGTGACAGATTTGGGAAATTCCATCAAAGTGGAGATAGGTTCTGTACCCCATCCGATGGAGGAAAAACATTACATAGCCTTTGTAGAAGTGCTCACCAAGAAAAAAGTGTGCAGACACGAGTTTAAACCGGGAGAGGCACCTGTAGCCGAGTTCCCCGTTAAACATTCCGATGTGGAATCGGTACGGGAGTATTGCAATATCCACGGGATGTGGAAAGCGTAA
- a CDS encoding rubrerythrin family protein — translation MSFNESRTAENLMKSFAGECQAKMRYEYSAKTAKKEGFEQISNIFIETAMNEKEHAKVFFRHLLKNGIEGQMVNITASYPVGWSETENATIKNLEYAANGENEEWTELYPIFADIADEEGYKEIALSWRMVAKVEKEHEKRFRKLYENVKNLKVFKKAEKVFWKCLNCGYIHEGDVAPNVCPVCNHPQGYFEVHIETY, via the coding sequence ATGTCCTTTAACGAAAGCAGAACTGCAGAAAACCTGATGAAATCTTTTGCGGGAGAGTGCCAAGCAAAAATGCGTTATGAATACTCCGCAAAAACCGCTAAGAAAGAAGGATTCGAACAGATATCCAATATCTTTATCGAAACGGCGATGAACGAAAAAGAACACGCCAAAGTATTCTTCCGTCACCTCTTAAAAAACGGAATAGAAGGGCAGATGGTTAATATCACCGCTTCCTATCCCGTAGGCTGGAGTGAAACAGAGAATGCCACTATCAAGAATCTTGAATACGCAGCCAATGGCGAAAATGAGGAATGGACAGAACTGTATCCTATCTTTGCCGATATTGCCGATGAAGAAGGCTACAAAGAAATAGCTCTTTCTTGGCGTATGGTTGCCAAAGTTGAGAAAGAACATGAAAAGCGGTTCCGTAAGCTATATGAGAACGTTAAGAACTTGAAAGTGTTTAAAAAAGCTGAAAAAGTTTTTTGGAAATGCTTAAATTGCGGTTATATTCATGAAGGGGACGTAGCTCCCAATGTATGCCCTGTATGCAATCATCCACAGGGCTATTTTGAAGTACATATTGAGACCTACTAA
- a CDS encoding rubredoxin encodes MQKYQCIACGWIYDPAENDNVPFEQLPEDFVCPECGVGKDMFEPID; translated from the coding sequence ATGCAGAAGTATCAGTGCATTGCATGCGGTTGGATTTATGATCCTGCCGAAAACGACAACGTACCCTTCGAACAACTTCCTGAAGATTTTGTTTGCCCGGAATGCGGTGTTGGAAAAGACATGTTCGAACCTATTGACTAA
- a CDS encoding ferritin family protein, producing MTVSEFNEILDFAVAREQEAVSFYRALQGESKFAQQKAMLQELEQMEMGHIVVIESIRQKGVQPQFIEKVPNLKISEYLVKELDEKDLSYQSILIKAMKREENSFKLYTEMSLKFPDEELSTLFRRLASDEAKHKLHFEKLYDDFISKGN from the coding sequence ATGACTGTATCTGAATTTAATGAAATCTTAGATTTTGCTGTAGCTCGAGAACAAGAAGCAGTATCTTTCTACCGCGCTCTTCAGGGAGAGAGTAAATTTGCCCAACAAAAAGCGATGTTACAAGAGCTTGAACAGATGGAAATGGGCCATATTGTAGTAATTGAAAGCATCCGGCAAAAAGGTGTGCAGCCCCAATTCATCGAGAAAGTTCCCAATCTTAAGATCAGCGAATATCTGGTAAAAGAACTTGATGAAAAAGACTTGAGCTATCAAAGCATTCTTATTAAAGCCATGAAACGAGAAGAGAACTCTTTCAAACTCTATACAGAAATGAGTCTTAAATTTCCCGATGAAGAATTATCTACGCTCTTTCGACGATTAGCATCGGACGAAGCTAAGCATAAGTTACATTTCGAAAAACTATACGACGATTTTATCAGCAAGGGAAATTGA
- the tsaB gene encoding tRNA (adenosine(37)-N6)-threonylcarbamoyltransferase complex dimerization subunit type 1 TsaB: MKLAIDSSQRAGSIALCNEDGLLYSAYFNISVTHSETLMPVMDYAMKLCGYNPQDIDEIFVCLGPGSFTGLRIGIATAKGIAYARGTRVLGYSSLQMAALPCLVSGKKILSVIDAKMKELYVAGFTQTLQPIIAPQVVSFPELLAWDIQDYILSGSGATLAAEAFKKNDITVAIAPNYFHQLRAEWLFDLPDYIAPNIYEGQSLANLEPLYLRESTAQLRKKKASI, encoded by the coding sequence TTGAAACTCGCCATCGACAGTTCCCAACGAGCAGGATCAATAGCCCTTTGCAATGAAGATGGCTTGCTTTATAGCGCATATTTCAACATTAGCGTAACCCATAGCGAAACCCTTATGCCGGTAATGGATTACGCCATGAAACTGTGTGGATACAATCCCCAAGATATCGATGAGATTTTCGTATGCCTGGGTCCGGGATCTTTTACTGGACTAAGGATTGGGATCGCCACTGCCAAGGGAATTGCCTATGCGCGAGGAACACGTGTTTTAGGATATAGTTCTTTACAGATGGCGGCACTTCCCTGTTTGGTGAGCGGCAAAAAGATTCTTAGTGTTATAGATGCCAAAATGAAAGAATTATATGTTGCGGGGTTTACCCAAACCCTACAGCCTATCATAGCACCGCAGGTTGTGTCTTTTCCTGAATTATTAGCTTGGGATATTCAAGATTACATCCTTTCCGGAAGTGGAGCAACACTGGCGGCAGAAGCCTTCAAAAAAAACGACATTACAGTGGCTATTGCACCTAACTATTTCCATCAACTAAGAGCAGAGTGGCTTTTCGATTTGCCAGATTATATAGCGCCTAATATCTATGAAGGGCAATCGCTTGCCAATCTGGAGCCACTGTACTTAAGAGAAAGTACCGCCCAACTCAGAAAGAAAAAAGCCTCCATTTAG